GGTTAGTGAAAATATAATTCCAGATAACGAGCAGATAAAACGTATAAAAATTCTTGGTGCGCCACTTGATGATGTAATTGCATTACTTAGTGAAGCTACAAATCAAGATATAATATTTCAGACTCAATCTCCAGTAGCTCAATCAGGAATTAACAATCAATATACAAACAATACAAACAATACAAACAATAGATATCAAAATAATACAAACAATAGATATCAAAACAATAGATATCAAAACAATACAACAAATGACACCAATTTAGATGTTGGAAATAGAGAAACAGGTACGGCTAATGTTTTCTTATCAGCATCAAATATTGGATTTGGAAAACTACTACAAAAGACCGTTGGTGAAAAACTTAGCATTAACTATGATGATGGAACATATTACCTTGGTTATGTAAAAACTGTCACTCTTAAAATACCATCTATAACTGAACTAGCATCACAACTAAAAGGCACACTATCTACTCTTGGTGCACTTAATGTTGTATTAGATAACGTAACTTCAACTGTTACATTTTCTGCAAGGGAAAAAGAGTATCAAGATATAATGAAGTATCTTACAATACTTAGAAACAACCTTTATGTTATAGAGTATGACATAGCTATTTATGATGTAGCCCTTAATGATAACTACAACCTAGGTATAGACTGGAGTCTGATACCAACAGGAGCAAGAAACTTGGAGTTTACTTCTACTACTTCTTCTACTTTTGGTGCGGCAGGGGCAGTAGCAACATCAGCAGTATTTGGTACATTACTTAATAATAAGTATTTTTCCGCATCCATGATAGGAGAGGCGTTAACAAAGTTTGGAACTGTTGAGAGTATTCAAAAACCAAAACTTCTTGGAATAGCAGGAACAGACGTAACTCTTATTGATGGTCAGTCAGAGCAGTACATATCTGGCTTAACAACTACTGCTGTTGGAGATACTGGCATACAAACAACAACTCAAAATGCAACTGCACAAAGCGGTCTGCAAATTACACTAAACTCTAATATCATGGATGGAACTGTTATTACAAACATAGATTTAATAGTCAACGATATTGTTGGGTATAGTGACTTTAGTGTAGGGGATACATCTTATACTCAACCAAAAGTTCGCACTAAGACCATTAGCAATAATATAAGAGTACAACCTGGTGTACCTATTGTTATTTCAGGACTATTTAGACACAAAAACGACAAAGGGTATAAAGGAATACCTGGTTTAGCAGCTACTGAAGCTCGCATACTTGGGGGCAGTGAATATAAATCAATGTCTAAAAGTGAAATGGTCATCATAGTAACTCCTAGAGTTATTAAGTATGTGATGAAGTGATGGACTAGTCATGGCAATTTTTACAGCAGGATGTATTGAATCTACTAACAATAGCAATATTATACGTAATCGTGTATATGAATTAGCAAAGCATGATCTCGACTCGCCGGCAATGAAAATATCCGTTAGAAAATCACCTACATGTATAAACTTTATAGCGTTCTTGCCAAAAGACAAAATAAACCAAGAGAACATTTTAAAGAAAGTTTCTGAATGCAAAAATAAAACTGTAGTAATTTTCGAGCTGGACTATAAACATGTAGGCGTAGTATGTGAATACAGAAGAATAATAGACTACATACTTGATAAACCAAAAGAGTTTGCTCAGGAGAGAGGATATGAAACAGCTTTTGTTGATAATGCTGATGGTGTAAAGCTAGTATCATTTAACCTAGACAAGACTAGCCGTGCAGCAAAAGCAGGTTTTGTCTCTCTTGGATTTACAATTCTTTTAACGACAACAATTTTCTATAGTGGTTTTTACTACATGCAAGATACAAAAATAAATAGCGGAAACAAAGCATCTTTGGAAAGTCAGTATAAAAAGATAGTGACAAGCAAATTTAAACAGTCTGAAAAAATTCTTGAAAAAGTTGATTTAGTTGACATACTTGAGAATATTGAACACCTAACAAAATCATCACATTCTACTCTTGAGAAAGTAGAATACAATAAAGGAGATATATGCGTAAAAGTAAATGCACCGGAGATTGAGCAGTTTATAGGAATGTTACCTAAAAAAACTAGTGTAAAAAATAAAGACAATCTCAATGGGAAAGTGGAGTACTGTTATGAAACAATATAATATAGTTATTCTATTTATTCTCATTTTGATTACAATAAGTGTATCAAGCTACTTCTTTTATTTGGACATCATATATAAAGATAAGCTTGTGAAAAAAGATGTTGAATCACTATACGATTTAACACGCATAGCTGGCAAACCTATAGTGGCTTATGCGAATGCTACAGAAATTGAAGAAAAAGTTTTTAAGTACAATGAAATTATACAAGAACTAAATATAGATGCTATCGCTGAGGCAGATAGCAGTTTTATGGTTGTTCGCGGTGAGATTCACAATAGTTATTCATACATTCTACTTAAAAGACTACTAAACATCATCAAAAACGATGAAGTAAATCTAATGACCGCGTGTGTGGGAAAGGAGTGTACAGATAACGACTACGGATTTTTAATCAAATTTAGACCATACTTGTTAAAGTTAAAATAATAGTTGCCGATATAGGTACATCTTGATACGAAAAAAAAAGGACACACACATGACACAAGGAAGTAAAATGACAAGAAGTCATAATAAAATCGGAATGAGAAAAGGTATCTCTTTAATGGAGATGTTAGTTGCAATTATTTTGCTAGGAATTTTATCGTCAGTAGGTTTCACATACTACAAAAACTACTATGATACAAGCTTAGCTGCAAAACAGATTAAAGTTGCTATTATTCTTGATCAAGCTGCACAGCTGAAAAATGGTCTTGAGTTATATAATGTAAAAACTGGTATTGACGCAATTACATCAGTTGATGCAAATGCTTCAACTGGTTTAGAGTTGCTTGTAGCTCAAAGTATTATTACTTCTGTACCTGCTAGAGTTCCAGATATGTCAGCATATGGCTGGAGAGTATCAACTAGTGTATCAGATATTAATAGTACATTTCTTACTACTCAGGGAGATACAGATACTGAAGATCAGTTTCTTACTTACAATCTAGATGGTGACGCTACAGGTTCTGATAGACAAGACTTCTGTAATGCTCTTAATAATATAGCATCTAATGGTGTAATACTGTATACTGCAGTTGAAGCTAGTTTAGGGACTACTCTAAGTTTAGGCGCAGCACAAGGTAACAATACATTCTTCTGTTGGGATAGCAATGTTACTACTGGTGCTGGTCAACAGTTAGTATTCTTAACTAAGATTCAATAATTGCGTCAAGCATTTTCTCTGCTTGAACTCTTACTCGCTATAGCCCTCTCAGGGGTTATGGCATATACTGCATCTTTCTACCTAGACATAGACTCAATCTCAAAACAAAACATTAAGACTCAGTTTCAATCACACTTAAATATTATCACATCAGTAATTTTGCAATGTAAAGAGTACAGTAATGTATTTCCCATACAAAACAATGGTTCACTAGCGAGTGCAACTCTTTTAAGTACATTAGAGTGTAATACTTCTACACCATATTTGCTCGACGGCGGTAAAGGCAGTTTTATACCACCGGCTCTTGAAAATTTCACACAATATCGTGCGACACAAAATGGCAGTGAATTTTATTTTACTACAACTACAGCTATAAATTCTACAAGTGATGAAGTATTAATTGATTTAAACACTACGTATTCTCAAAATCAATATGAACTGACACATGATGCCTCAACAGCTTATTTAAATTTCTATCTATCTCGTTAAATATAATGGTATAATTATTTAAAAAAAAGCAACTATGAATATAAACAAAATCTTAACTCCAAAACAAATAGAGATATGTAAAGAAGAAAAATCTTACTATCAACGTATTGGTATAAAAAAAAATATTTTACAAATAGCTATAGAACATAATTTTATAAAGAAAAAAGAGAAAAAAGCTCAATACAGTTTAGAATTACTAAAAAAATATGAAATAATAATCATAAATGAAGATGAAAAAAACTTTTATATAGAGTGTAAAGAACTACTAGGTCCCAATAGATTAAAAGAACTAGAATCTCAACTACATAAAAAAATAATCCAGACTTCAATTCCAGTAAGAGAATTTAATGAAAAATTCGATGCAATTCTTAGCATAGACCCTGATATAATTGAAAAAAAAATTAAACAATTTAATGCATTTGATTCTGATGATACTGAAATATTAGAATTATTAAGAATGATATTGAAACATGCTGTAAGAAACAATATAAGCGATATTCATATAAATGCTTATGAAGAATTCTCATGGCTTAGATATAGAGAAAATGGGAAAATTAATGCAAAATATCTTTTAAATAAAGATTTAGCTGACAGATTCTCTCTTATACTAAAAGAAAAAGCAAGAATAGATCTTATAGATGTAAAATCACCAAAAAGTGGTGGATTTACAGAAAATATCGGCATTGACAATGTAGATTTTCGTATTGAGATAGCACCATCACACTTTGGTGAAAATATTGTTATTCGTATACTCGATAAATCAAATAATCTTAAATCACTTGAACAACTATTTCCAAAAGATCATCCTATGAGTGAGCATATTTTTCGCTACATAAATCAAAAAAATGGTTTTTTCTTAGCTGTTGGTCCTACTGGTAGCGGTAAAACGACAACTCTAAATGCTATACTCACACAACGAGACAGACTACATGAAGTTATTTATACAATTGAAGACCCTATTGAGTATAAAATAGACTTTATTACTCAATATCAAGTGAATGAAGCTGTTGGATTTAATTTTGACACTGCTATGAAGTCTATAATGCGTCAAGATCCAGATGTTATTGTAATTGGAGAGATGAGAGATAAATTAAGTATTGAAATTGCTCTCAAAGCTTCGCATAGTGGACATATGGTCTACTCTACTCTTCACACTACAAACTCATATATGGCTCTAGAGCGTATCAGAGATGAAGGTGGTGACCTTTTTATATTAGCATACTCTCTTAGTGGAGTAATTGCTCAAAGGCTTGTTCCAAAACTATGTACATGTAAGACACAATCAACAGATGAAATTGGAAAAAAGTATTTTAAATCAGATGATTTTGGCTTTAACAAAAGAGGATGTATAAAGTGTAATTTCAGTGGTTACAACAGTAGAGTATTGCTTACGGATATCGTATTTATACCACCAGATATGAAAACTAGATATACATTTTATATGGCACTTAAAAATAGCACTGTTTTGCAAGCATGGGACCAACTAATTACTTTTAGTTACTACCAATCTGCTCAGTACCTTTATGAGCAAGGTCTATGTGACTATGAATCACTGTCATCAGAGTTATTCTCCTTAGGATATGTAGATGAAGATTAATATATACACTATGCTTAAAACACTTCATTTTACTATCAAAAATGGGAAAAGTATATCAAGTGGCATGCAACTTCTTTCTACTACTTCTAATACAAAAAAAGAAAAAAAAGTATTTAAAAAAATTTACACTGATATAAAAAATGGACATACCCTTTCTCAAGCATTATCTATACATAAGATTTGTTCAGCTGATATAATTAATTTTATCAATATGGCTGAAAAAGGTACTGATTTTAAAGCTGCTTTAGAAAAAATTTTACACTATATTGAAGTTAAAGATGAGTTTGAAAGAGAATCGAATGAAAAAACTACACTTCCAGTAATTTACTTTAGCATTGCAGCGCTCATTGTGCTTGGAGTAAAGTTTTTTGCTGTTCCGTATCAAATGAAAGAAGTTGCAGGATATAATAAACTAGTAAGAGACTTGGTAGAAAATCACCTGCAACTTGCGCAAACAATGACAGATGTGCTGTTTATAATACTTGTAGTACTTGCTAGTTACTTTTTTATTCTATTAGGTTCTCTCTTTGGTCAATCAAAAAATATGCAAGCAATTTCTAAGCAGCTAGCTTTAATTCTTCCATTAACATCATCAATTGTTATGAAATTTGAAAAATTTATGCTTTTTAGTATGCTAGGAGAGATGCTTCAAAGTGGTATTTCTTTTCAAAAGTCAATGAGTACTGCCATTTCTACTACATCAGTTACAAAATTTAAAAAAGCAATAAAAAGTACCTTAGATAATATAAAATACAATGGTAAGTTAATCTTACACTCTCATCTATATGATGATATAGAAAAAGGTCTTCTAACAGGTGTTGGATCTTCAAAACAAGTAGGTTCTGTGATGATAGAGATAAGTGATAGAGCTAGAACTGATGCATTAAAATTAAGCACAAAGTTTTTTAGACTGATTACTATAATGTCAATTTTCATGATGGCATTTGCTGTATTTATAGAATACTACACAGTCGTGCTAACACAAATTATTATACAAAAAGGTTTTATAGATGCTAGCAGAACAGGTATGTTCAGCTAATGCGCAAAGGATATTTTTTAGTCGAAGCAATGATTGCAATCATTATAACTGGTATTGTTGCTGGTGCATTTACTATGATGAACTACTATACTAAAATCCAATCAGATTTGCTTAAACAACAAAATACTAAAACTCTACTAGAGGTAATCAGAAGCAGGTTAATTAATTTATCATCAGATCCAGATAGAGACTCATACTTTGAACTACTTAAAGAAGATGCAAACAATACGCTACCAGTAAGTGTAGGGATTGGAGTAGATGCTTGGGGCAAAGCAATTTATTATTCTACTATAGACCTTGGTGATACAAACCTGATTGATTCAACATATGCTAATACCAATACAAGTATATCACCAAATTCAAATATTGCAGGTAGGTTAATCAGTTATGGTCAAGATTCAACACTAGATACTAATGCTACGCATACTTCTTCGCAGGGAGATGATATTATGCTTGAGATTGGTGTTGGTGAGATTAACCATTTCAAGCTTTATGGAAGCTCCGAAATAATTACTGAGACAAGAGGTTATAATAGTGCTATAGTCTCTGCTACAGAGCCTACAACACCTATTAATGGTGCCCTTTGGTATGATACCAGCATCTCTAAATTAAAGATATATTCTCAGACTGATGCTAATTGGACAAACTTAAACTAACAAAAAGGAAAATTATGAACTTACTGAAAATATCACTAGTACTACCAGGACTTTTATTTATAGGCTGTAGCTCACCAAAAGATGCTGTATCTAATATGTATGATGCTCTTAAAGAAGGAGATATGGCAAAAGTATCTAGGAATGCAAATGACAATGCTAGTATTTTTTTCCTCTCTAGAGCTTTAGATACATGTAGTGTTGATAAAAAAAGTTATACTGATGATATAAAGCTAGCTAATGTCTGCTTAAAAGAAAAATACCAAGATTTAAAGTATAAAAACATTAAAATAGAAAAATTGACCGAAAAAAACACCTATGCAGATGTAGAAGTGACCAACAATAACAAAACAAGTAGCGTGACACTACTCGTACAAAATATAGATGGCAAATGGATGGTTTTAGGGTTTAAAGAACCGACTAAAACCTTTGACCCATAGTGAACTCAAACACTGCTGTTTTGTCACCCTCTTCTTGTCCTATTGGTTTTGAGAACATCAACTGAATCGGCCCGACAGGAGAGAACCACTCTAGACCAAAACCAAAACCACCGCGGGTAATATCATTTGATTTATACACTGAAGTGCCTGTACTGCTCTTTAGTTCATTACCTGAAGCACCTATATATCCATAGTCAAGATATGTAACTAGACGCATTTTAGCCTTTGGAACAAGAGGTAAACTAAGCTCCAAACTATTTGAAGCTGTCAACTCACCGCCGACTCTTCTTAAGTTATCAACTGCTGCATCATCCTCTGTTGTCGGAGATAGAGAGTATGATTCATACCCTCTTACACTTCCAATACCACCCATATAAAATCTCTCTGCCAGTGGTAAAAAGCCTGTCTCTTTAGCATAATAAACTCTAGCCTTATATCTTATTATGGCATCGAAACCTAAATAGCTCTCCAGACCTTTAAAAATACCAAAATTTGTTCTGGCTTTAATAAAACTAGCATCTCCGCCAATTCCTGCATCTTCAAAACTTTGACTTAGTGTAAATCCACTTCTAGGGAGATAAAAATCATCTGTATTGTCAAATTTAACACTAGCCGTAACTGAACTTTTTGAGTAATCTTCAAAGAGCGTAGTATCAACTGTTGTATTCTGATCAAACGTGTAACTATTATCTGAAAATCCATAACCTAGGTAACCACTTATGTGCCTAGTAAATCTATGTCCTAATCCGGTACTTATACCATTTGAAGAGACAGAGTAATCATTATATTCAGTATCGTTTGTATATACCGAAAAGTTACCGCTAAAGTCACTATCATTTAATCTTGGATTAGAAATGTTAAATGAATAGCTTGATGTAAGCTCTGAACGTTCAGCTTTTACACCTACATTTATACCAGAACCCCAAACATTTCTGTCATCAACTGATACACTTACCAGAAGACCTCCATAGCTTCCATATCCACCACCTAGTTGAATATTTCCAGTAGGTGCCTCTTTAAGCTTTACCACAAGGTCCATAGTCTTGTTGTCAACTCTTCTCTCTTCAATAGTGTTACCATCAAAGAAACCAAGTCGCCCAAGTGCATTTCTTGAGTCTGTAAGGTCTGTAAGTGAGTACATGTCGTTAGGTCCCAAATACAACTCTCTTCTAACAATTCTATCAAGCGTCCTTGTGTTGCCTGATATTATTACATTTCTTATCATAACCCTCTCACCAGGCATAACTTTAAAAATTACTTCAACTGTTTGTTTCTCTTTATCTTTTTTCAAATCTGGGATAACCTGAACAAAAGCATAACTTAAGTCTGCTATAAGAGTTTTAATTTTTTGTGAATCATCACGAAATGTTTTAATATTAAAAGGCTTACCGATTTCTAGTTTTATCAACTCTTTTATAAGTTCATCATCAATAACATGTTTAGTCTGGTTGATTGTTATTGCACTAATTGTATACACTTCACCTTCGCTAATCTGATAACTCATATCAGCTGTGTAATTATCAAAATTAACTTTTACAAACGGCTCTTTTACATCAGCATCAAGATATCCATTTTGCATATACAAATCACGAATTCTAAGAGGATCATTTGCTAAATCCGGAAGTCTCATTTTTCCATCATTTTGCCCCCAGAACCAGCCCATAAACTCTCTCTCTTTATTTGCTAAAACTTCATTAAACTCATCACTCTCAAGACCAAAAACACCGCTGTAATCTAAATTTTCTATAGTAATCTCTTCACCTTCGTTCACTACAAAAATTATTTTAATACTTCCATTTTCAAGAATCTCTTTTTGAATCTCAACTACACTGTCTATTTTACCATCTTGACTTATTGCCTCAATAATTCTTTTTTTTGCCTCTTCGAGTTTTTGCTCATCATACAAAGAGCCTTTTTTTATCTTAATAACACTGTCATTAATTTCAGCATCATTCTCTTTCCACCCTTTTAGCTCAATCTTGGAGATAAGGGCTTTCTCTTTAAAGTTGAATGTTAAATTTCCATTTTCCATTTCAACCCATACATCTTCAAAATACCCCTGATTATAGTAAGTTTTAATCGACTTATCAATCATCTCATCATCGATTGTATCACCAATTTCAAACTTCAGCATTCTTAGTGCGACTGGCTC
The sequence above is drawn from the Candidatus Sulfurimonas baltica genome and encodes:
- a CDS encoding type II secretion system protein GspD — translated: MLSKTNLFILFVVTLFMYGCSNEYKKEVLKKELKQEFNDLTKQVPQESAIKVIEVSAENFQVSENIIPDNEQIKRIKILGAPLDDVIALLSEATNQDIIFQTQSPVAQSGINNQYTNNTNNTNNRYQNNTNNRYQNNRYQNNTTNDTNLDVGNRETGTANVFLSASNIGFGKLLQKTVGEKLSINYDDGTYYLGYVKTVTLKIPSITELASQLKGTLSTLGALNVVLDNVTSTVTFSAREKEYQDIMKYLTILRNNLYVIEYDIAIYDVALNDNYNLGIDWSLIPTGARNLEFTSTTSSTFGAAGAVATSAVFGTLLNNKYFSASMIGEALTKFGTVESIQKPKLLGIAGTDVTLIDGQSEQYISGLTTTAVGDTGIQTTTQNATAQSGLQITLNSNIMDGTVITNIDLIVNDIVGYSDFSVGDTSYTQPKVRTKTISNNIRVQPGVPIVISGLFRHKNDKGYKGIPGLAATEARILGGSEYKSMSKSEMVIIVTPRVIKYVMK
- a CDS encoding GspE/PulE family protein codes for the protein MNINKILTPKQIEICKEEKSYYQRIGIKKNILQIAIEHNFIKKKEKKAQYSLELLKKYEIIIINEDEKNFYIECKELLGPNRLKELESQLHKKIIQTSIPVREFNEKFDAILSIDPDIIEKKIKQFNAFDSDDTEILELLRMILKHAVRNNISDIHINAYEEFSWLRYRENGKINAKYLLNKDLADRFSLILKEKARIDLIDVKSPKSGGFTENIGIDNVDFRIEIAPSHFGENIVIRILDKSNNLKSLEQLFPKDHPMSEHIFRYINQKNGFFLAVGPTGSGKTTTLNAILTQRDRLHEVIYTIEDPIEYKIDFITQYQVNEAVGFNFDTAMKSIMRQDPDVIVIGEMRDKLSIEIALKASHSGHMVYSTLHTTNSYMALERIRDEGGDLFILAYSLSGVIAQRLVPKLCTCKTQSTDEIGKKYFKSDDFGFNKRGCIKCNFSGYNSRVLLTDIVFIPPDMKTRYTFYMALKNSTVLQAWDQLITFSYYQSAQYLYEQGLCDYESLSSELFSLGYVDED
- the bamA gene encoding outer membrane protein assembly factor BamA, translated to MRIFLATLLTLLAVNSFAYTIESIKYNGMVHISEPVALRMLKFEIGDTIDDEMIDKSIKTYYNQGYFEDVWVEMENGNLTFNFKEKALISKIELKGWKENDAEINDSVIKIKKGSLYDEQKLEEAKKRIIEAISQDGKIDSVVEIQKEILENGSIKIIFVVNEGEEITIENLDYSGVFGLESDEFNEVLANKEREFMGWFWGQNDGKMRLPDLANDPLRIRDLYMQNGYLDADVKEPFVKVNFDNYTADMSYQISEGEVYTISAITINQTKHVIDDELIKELIKLEIGKPFNIKTFRDDSQKIKTLIADLSYAFVQVIPDLKKDKEKQTVEVIFKVMPGERVMIRNVIISGNTRTLDRIVRRELYLGPNDMYSLTDLTDSRNALGRLGFFDGNTIEERRVDNKTMDLVVKLKEAPTGNIQLGGGYGSYGGLLVSVSVDDRNVWGSGINVGVKAERSELTSSYSFNISNPRLNDSDFSGNFSVYTNDTEYNDYSVSSNGISTGLGHRFTRHISGYLGYGFSDNSYTFDQNTTVDTTLFEDYSKSSVTASVKFDNTDDFYLPRSGFTLSQSFEDAGIGGDASFIKARTNFGIFKGLESYLGFDAIIRYKARVYYAKETGFLPLAERFYMGGIGSVRGYESYSLSPTTEDDAAVDNLRRVGGELTASNSLELSLPLVPKAKMRLVTYLDYGYIGASGNELKSSTGTSVYKSNDITRGGFGFGLEWFSPVGPIQLMFSKPIGQEEGDKTAVFEFTMGQRF
- a CDS encoding type II secretion system protein, which encodes MTRSHNKIGMRKGISLMEMLVAIILLGILSSVGFTYYKNYYDTSLAAKQIKVAIILDQAAQLKNGLELYNVKTGIDAITSVDANASTGLELLVAQSIITSVPARVPDMSAYGWRVSTSVSDINSTFLTTQGDTDTEDQFLTYNLDGDATGSDRQDFCNALNNIASNGVILYTAVEASLGTTLSLGAAQGNNTFFCWDSNVTTGAGQQLVFLTKIQ
- a CDS encoding type II secretion system protein, which encodes MRKGYFLVEAMIAIIITGIVAGAFTMMNYYTKIQSDLLKQQNTKTLLEVIRSRLINLSSDPDRDSYFELLKEDANNTLPVSVGIGVDAWGKAIYYSTIDLGDTNLIDSTYANTNTSISPNSNIAGRLISYGQDSTLDTNATHTSSQGDDIMLEIGVGEINHFKLYGSSEIITETRGYNSAIVSATEPTTPINGALWYDTSISKLKIYSQTDANWTNLN
- a CDS encoding prepilin-type N-terminal cleavage/methylation domain-containing protein, translating into MRQAFSLLELLLAIALSGVMAYTASFYLDIDSISKQNIKTQFQSHLNIITSVILQCKEYSNVFPIQNNGSLASATLLSTLECNTSTPYLLDGGKGSFIPPALENFTQYRATQNGSEFYFTTTTAINSTSDEVLIDLNTTYSQNQYELTHDASTAYLNFYLSR
- a CDS encoding type II secretion system F family protein, which translates into the protein MKINIYTMLKTLHFTIKNGKSISSGMQLLSTTSNTKKEKKVFKKIYTDIKNGHTLSQALSIHKICSADIINFINMAEKGTDFKAALEKILHYIEVKDEFERESNEKTTLPVIYFSIAALIVLGVKFFAVPYQMKEVAGYNKLVRDLVENHLQLAQTMTDVLFIILVVLASYFFILLGSLFGQSKNMQAISKQLALILPLTSSIVMKFEKFMLFSMLGEMLQSGISFQKSMSTAISTTSVTKFKKAIKSTLDNIKYNGKLILHSHLYDDIEKGLLTGVGSSKQVGSVMIEISDRARTDALKLSTKFFRLITIMSIFMMAFAVFIEYYTVVLTQIIIQKGFIDASRTGMFS